The following are from one region of the Capsicum annuum cultivar UCD-10X-F1 chromosome 1, UCD10Xv1.1, whole genome shotgun sequence genome:
- the LOC107864538 gene encoding probable linoleate 9S-lipoxygenase 5 isoform X2, producing MASKGKKQMINGSVVLRKKTTLDLGSSCDVAHDEAYEILGHKVILQLISSSAHGDEGKGKLGKPSHLAVENKSGGNKDTCFNVTFEWDHEGLGVPGAFIIKNLNPTEFFLKSLSLTLPSQDNLHFVCNSWVYPADKYDYDRIFFVNQALLPTETPEALRWYREAELLHLRGTGTGKLEEWDRVYDYDVYNDFGDPDNSPLLARPVLGGSTEYPYPRRGRTGRPPSKADPKSESRLPQIASFAIYCPRDEKFSPLKLKDVLSNAQKAMAQLFSPQLAALGDVTLNEFNSFEDVLKAYEPGAPGYHKYPIPHVVRGDKSAWMSDEEFGREMLAGSNPVCIRGLKEFPPTSKLDPKIYGDQTSKITREQIQSQLGGLTIEKAMETNRMFILNYHDIVMPYARKLNVTPSKIYATRTVLFLQNDGTLKPLAIELSLPHPDGDQFGAISKVLTPAVTGVEYGLWQIAKAFVSVNESGIHQLISHWLHTHGSVEPFVLATHRQLSVLHPIYKLLHPHFRDTMHINALARQAILHGGGIVERTVFPGAHCMELTSIAYKDWVFPDQALPAELVKRGVAVEDPASEHGVRLLIEDYPYAVDGLEIWSAIKSWVRDYTSLYYKTDDVILQDSELQAWWKEIREVGHGDKSGEPWWPKMQTREELVHSLTIIIWMASALHAAINFGQYPYGGFAPNRPGMCRRLIPDPGTADYEELKTNPVKGYLKTISPQFQTLIGIAVLEVLSIHSSDEYFLGQREAAAEWTKDKEALKAFEKFGKKLAQIEEKITMMNNDEKLKNRTGPVKMPYTLLYPTSEPGLVTAKGIPNSISI from the exons ATGGCATCCAAAGGGAAGAAGCAAATGATTAATGGCAGTGTTGTGCTGAGGAAAAAGACTACTTTGGACCTTGGTTCATCATGTGATGTTGCACATGATGAAGCCTATGAAATTCTTGGGCACAAAGTGATCCTCCAGTTAATTAGTTCTTCTGCCCATGGAGATGAAG GAAAAGGGAAACTTGGGAAGCCTTCGCATTTAGCAGTTGAGAACAAATCAGGCGGCAATAAAGACACATGTTTCAATGTCACGTTTGAGTGGGATCATGAAGGGCTTGGAGTTCCAGGAGCATTCATCATCAAGAACTTGAATCCAACTGAATTCTTTCTCAAGTCACTCTCACTCACTCTTCCAAGTCAGGACAATTTACACTTTGTTTGCAATTCTTGGGTTTATCCTGCTGACAAGTATGATTATGACCGCATTTTCTTTGTCAATCAG GCTTTGCTGCCGACTGAAACTCCAGAAGCATTGCGCTGGTACAGAGAGGCTGAGTTGCTTCATTTGAGAGGAACTGGAACCGGAAAGCTTGAGGAATGGGACAGGGTTTATGACTATGATGTTTACAATGATTTTGGAGATCCCGACAACAGTCCACTTCTTGCCCGACCAGTCCTTGGAGGATCGACAGAGTATCCTTATCCAAGAAGGGGAAGGACCGGAAGGCCTCCATCAAAGGCTG ATCCTAAGAGTGAAAGCCGTTTGCCACAGATAGCAAGCTTTGCAATTTATTGCCCGAGGGATGAAAAGTTTTCTCCCTTGAAGCTGAAAGATGTCCTTAGTAATGCGCAAAAAGCTATGGCACAGCTCTTTTCTCCTCAGCTTGCTGCTCTCGGAGATGTCACTCTTAATGAGTTTAACAGCTTTGAAGATGTTCTGAAAGCTTATGAACCTGGAGCTCCTGGTTATCACAAGTATCCAATACCGCATGTTGTTAGAG GTGATAAGTCGGCTTGGATGTCTGACGAAGAATTTGGAAGAGAAATGCTTGCTGGATCGAACCCTGTGTGCATACGTGGCCTAAAG GAATTCCCTCCGACAAGCAAGTTGGATCCAAAAATATATGGTGATCAAACCAGCAAAATAACCAGAGAACAAATACAGTCTCAGCTAGGTGGATTGACCATTGAGAAA GCCATGGAGACGAACCGTATGTTCATTCTGAATTATCATGACATTGTGATGCCTTATGCGAGGAAGCTTAACGTGACTCCTTCAAAGATTTATGCAACAAGGACTGTGCTCTTTCTGCAAAATGACGGTACTTTGAAGCCACTGGCCATTGAATTAAGCCTGCCTCATCCCGATGGTGATCAGTTTGGCGCAATTAGCAAAGTGTTGACTCCAGCTGTTACTGGTGTTGAGTATGGCTTGTGGCAAATTGCAAAGGCGTTTGTTTCTGTTAACGAATCTGGAATACACCAGCTCATCAGCCACTG GTTGCATACTCATGGATCAGTTGAGCCTTTTGTGTTAGCAACCCATAGGCAGCTTAGCGTGCTCCATCCAATCTATAAACTTCTTCATCCTCACTTCCGTGATACAATGCACATCAATGCCTTGGCTCGACAGGCTATACTTCATGGTGGAGGTATTGTTGAGAGAACAGTTTTTCCTGGAGCACATTGTATGGAGTTGACCTCAATCGCTTATAAGGATTGGGTTTTCCCCGATCAAGCTCTCCCTGCTGAACTTGTTAAGAG GGGTGTGGCAGTTGAGGATCCTGCATCCGAACATGGTGTACGCCTTCTAATCGAGGACTATCCTTATGCTGTGGATGGTCTTGAAATTTGGTCAGCGATCAAAAGTTGGGTACGGGATTATACCAGCTTATATTACAAAACTGATGATGTGATTCTGCAAGACTCTGAACTCCAAGCATGGTGGAAGGAGATTCGCGAGGTAGGACATGGTGACAAGAGTGGTGAGCCTTGGTGGCCTAAGATGCAAACGCGTGAAGAACTGGTTCACTCGTTGACTATCATTATCTGGATGGCCTCTGCTCTTCATGCAGCCATTAACTTTGGTCAGTACCCTTATGGAGGCTTTGCACCAAATCGTCCTGGCATGTGCCGAAGGCTAATTCCAGACCCTGGTACCGCTGACTATGAAGAGCTGAAGACGAATCCTGTGAAGGGATATTTGAAGACAATTAGTCCCCAGTTCCAGACTCTGATTGGTATAGCTGTCCTTGAGGTTTTGTCAATACACTCATCCGATGAATATTTTCTTGGCCAGAGGGAGGCTGCTGCTGAATGGACCAAGGATAAAGAAGCACTAAAAGCTTTTGAAAAATTTGGGAAGAAGCTGGCTCAAATTGAGGAAAAGATTACTATGATGAACAATGACGAGAAACTGAAGAATAGGACTGGGCCTGTGAAGATGCCTTACACATTGCTTTATCCTACAAGTGAACCAGGACTTGTTACTGCCAAAGGAATTCCAAATAGTATCTCTATCTAA
- the LOC107864538 gene encoding probable linoleate 9S-lipoxygenase 5 isoform X1, giving the protein MASKGKKQMINGSVVLRKKTTLDLGSSCDVAHDEAYEILGHKVILQLISSSAHGDEGKGKLGKPSHLAVENKSGGNKDTCFNVTFEWDHEGLGVPGAFIIKNLNPTEFFLKSLSLTLPSQDNLHFVCNSWVYPADKYDYDRIFFVNQALLPTETPEALRWYREAELLHLRGTGTGKLEEWDRVYDYDVYNDFGDPDNSPLLARPVLGGSTEYPYPRRGRTGRPPSKADPKSESRLPQIASFAIYCPRDEKFSPLKLKDVLSNAQKAMAQLFSPQLAALGDVTLNEFNSFEDVLKAYEPGAPGYHKYPIPHVVRGMYILMLVAPLCTTYFVIYLIFPIFGTGDKSAWMSDEEFGREMLAGSNPVCIRGLKEFPPTSKLDPKIYGDQTSKITREQIQSQLGGLTIEKAMETNRMFILNYHDIVMPYARKLNVTPSKIYATRTVLFLQNDGTLKPLAIELSLPHPDGDQFGAISKVLTPAVTGVEYGLWQIAKAFVSVNESGIHQLISHWLHTHGSVEPFVLATHRQLSVLHPIYKLLHPHFRDTMHINALARQAILHGGGIVERTVFPGAHCMELTSIAYKDWVFPDQALPAELVKRGVAVEDPASEHGVRLLIEDYPYAVDGLEIWSAIKSWVRDYTSLYYKTDDVILQDSELQAWWKEIREVGHGDKSGEPWWPKMQTREELVHSLTIIIWMASALHAAINFGQYPYGGFAPNRPGMCRRLIPDPGTADYEELKTNPVKGYLKTISPQFQTLIGIAVLEVLSIHSSDEYFLGQREAAAEWTKDKEALKAFEKFGKKLAQIEEKITMMNNDEKLKNRTGPVKMPYTLLYPTSEPGLVTAKGIPNSISI; this is encoded by the exons ATGGCATCCAAAGGGAAGAAGCAAATGATTAATGGCAGTGTTGTGCTGAGGAAAAAGACTACTTTGGACCTTGGTTCATCATGTGATGTTGCACATGATGAAGCCTATGAAATTCTTGGGCACAAAGTGATCCTCCAGTTAATTAGTTCTTCTGCCCATGGAGATGAAG GAAAAGGGAAACTTGGGAAGCCTTCGCATTTAGCAGTTGAGAACAAATCAGGCGGCAATAAAGACACATGTTTCAATGTCACGTTTGAGTGGGATCATGAAGGGCTTGGAGTTCCAGGAGCATTCATCATCAAGAACTTGAATCCAACTGAATTCTTTCTCAAGTCACTCTCACTCACTCTTCCAAGTCAGGACAATTTACACTTTGTTTGCAATTCTTGGGTTTATCCTGCTGACAAGTATGATTATGACCGCATTTTCTTTGTCAATCAG GCTTTGCTGCCGACTGAAACTCCAGAAGCATTGCGCTGGTACAGAGAGGCTGAGTTGCTTCATTTGAGAGGAACTGGAACCGGAAAGCTTGAGGAATGGGACAGGGTTTATGACTATGATGTTTACAATGATTTTGGAGATCCCGACAACAGTCCACTTCTTGCCCGACCAGTCCTTGGAGGATCGACAGAGTATCCTTATCCAAGAAGGGGAAGGACCGGAAGGCCTCCATCAAAGGCTG ATCCTAAGAGTGAAAGCCGTTTGCCACAGATAGCAAGCTTTGCAATTTATTGCCCGAGGGATGAAAAGTTTTCTCCCTTGAAGCTGAAAGATGTCCTTAGTAATGCGCAAAAAGCTATGGCACAGCTCTTTTCTCCTCAGCTTGCTGCTCTCGGAGATGTCACTCTTAATGAGTTTAACAGCTTTGAAGATGTTCTGAAAGCTTATGAACCTGGAGCTCCTGGTTATCACAAGTATCCAATACCGCATGTTGTTAGAGGTATGTATATTTTGATGTTGGTGGCCCCTCTCTGTACCACTTATTTtgtcatttatttaatttttccaaTCTTTGGAACAGGTGATAAGTCGGCTTGGATGTCTGACGAAGAATTTGGAAGAGAAATGCTTGCTGGATCGAACCCTGTGTGCATACGTGGCCTAAAG GAATTCCCTCCGACAAGCAAGTTGGATCCAAAAATATATGGTGATCAAACCAGCAAAATAACCAGAGAACAAATACAGTCTCAGCTAGGTGGATTGACCATTGAGAAA GCCATGGAGACGAACCGTATGTTCATTCTGAATTATCATGACATTGTGATGCCTTATGCGAGGAAGCTTAACGTGACTCCTTCAAAGATTTATGCAACAAGGACTGTGCTCTTTCTGCAAAATGACGGTACTTTGAAGCCACTGGCCATTGAATTAAGCCTGCCTCATCCCGATGGTGATCAGTTTGGCGCAATTAGCAAAGTGTTGACTCCAGCTGTTACTGGTGTTGAGTATGGCTTGTGGCAAATTGCAAAGGCGTTTGTTTCTGTTAACGAATCTGGAATACACCAGCTCATCAGCCACTG GTTGCATACTCATGGATCAGTTGAGCCTTTTGTGTTAGCAACCCATAGGCAGCTTAGCGTGCTCCATCCAATCTATAAACTTCTTCATCCTCACTTCCGTGATACAATGCACATCAATGCCTTGGCTCGACAGGCTATACTTCATGGTGGAGGTATTGTTGAGAGAACAGTTTTTCCTGGAGCACATTGTATGGAGTTGACCTCAATCGCTTATAAGGATTGGGTTTTCCCCGATCAAGCTCTCCCTGCTGAACTTGTTAAGAG GGGTGTGGCAGTTGAGGATCCTGCATCCGAACATGGTGTACGCCTTCTAATCGAGGACTATCCTTATGCTGTGGATGGTCTTGAAATTTGGTCAGCGATCAAAAGTTGGGTACGGGATTATACCAGCTTATATTACAAAACTGATGATGTGATTCTGCAAGACTCTGAACTCCAAGCATGGTGGAAGGAGATTCGCGAGGTAGGACATGGTGACAAGAGTGGTGAGCCTTGGTGGCCTAAGATGCAAACGCGTGAAGAACTGGTTCACTCGTTGACTATCATTATCTGGATGGCCTCTGCTCTTCATGCAGCCATTAACTTTGGTCAGTACCCTTATGGAGGCTTTGCACCAAATCGTCCTGGCATGTGCCGAAGGCTAATTCCAGACCCTGGTACCGCTGACTATGAAGAGCTGAAGACGAATCCTGTGAAGGGATATTTGAAGACAATTAGTCCCCAGTTCCAGACTCTGATTGGTATAGCTGTCCTTGAGGTTTTGTCAATACACTCATCCGATGAATATTTTCTTGGCCAGAGGGAGGCTGCTGCTGAATGGACCAAGGATAAAGAAGCACTAAAAGCTTTTGAAAAATTTGGGAAGAAGCTGGCTCAAATTGAGGAAAAGATTACTATGATGAACAATGACGAGAAACTGAAGAATAGGACTGGGCCTGTGAAGATGCCTTACACATTGCTTTATCCTACAAGTGAACCAGGACTTGTTACTGCCAAAGGAATTCCAAATAGTATCTCTATCTAA